A window of Xenopus laevis strain J_2021 chromosome 1L, Xenopus_laevis_v10.1, whole genome shotgun sequence genomic DNA:
ttggaggggttgaacttgatggactttgtcttttttcaacccaatttaactatgtaactacccgAAACGAACTATAAAAagtaggtgaacaaccctttaaagcagtttttttattctatttttattttagagtGCTGAGATTCTTGGTTACTTATATCCCACCCTAGTATGATCTCACTGGTTCCTCAGTTTTGTTTGGAAAAAGAAAAGCATACCTCACATTGGGGTCCCCTCCTTGCTGCAAGATTAGTGTTAGACACCTTAGGGCACTCTCATTCTCTTTCCCAGCAGCCAGGTGGATGGCTGCAATACCAGTGGGCAAAACAAGGTTTGGGTCTGCCCCATTTTTTAACAGATGCTCAACCTCCctaaagaaataaaatgcaatttaagcATTAAGACAAAATTGCAGATGTCATTTTGGCAATAACCGTGCTTTGCCATAAACCATTAAGAGTACACGAGACAAAAGTATTTAGGCCATGATTCCCTTTCATGCTCAAAATGAAACCTGGCAACCTAAACTCTTTGGGTCAGGTAGAGTAAAAtggtatatacaaacacacaagtGTCTGCAGTAGTCtgttaaaaaatgattcctgCACATAAGCAAAGAAGCATATGTGTGCATGTTTTTAAACACAGGCAAACAGCCCAAGTATACACAAGCATACACTatatttcagtgcaaaaataaatgcTGATTACTTTGTCTGGATTTAATAGCACATGCAGCTAGCAAATGTGAATCAATGGTCttcaaaaataaacacagcagAACAATTAATATTAAAGGCACAAGGAAGCACTAGGCAAGATATGGCACTCATATGATTCCTAACCTAGACTGAAAGTATGATAGGCTGTTTGTATGACTGTTAGTTCCACAGAAGAAACAGGGAATTTATAAAATCATATGGACAAgcaagttatttatgaaaaactgcTTTACTTGCAATAATTTGCTGAATTTCATTCATTGTTATgccagtttttttggtttttaaaaagggggaaatatataaaaagtttaaTTCAGGCTTGCCCAGATAACTGCTggctacttttagtgatgttaaGGTATCAGAGTGTACAAACTCATAGGTTACACTGCTTGTGTGCATTCTCAGACCAAATCATGCTGTGTGCACACTGGCTATGAATTAGGCCCCGGCAGTCCTAGGCGGTGATGATGTGTTCTCTGTTCATAAAGAAAATGCCatttgtgacattagcctaatgcAGTTTTTTTGTGGCAAAGTTGGAGAGTTAAGAGCTACTGATTACCAGCTCAATGTCTACCAGTAGCTACCACTCTCAGTGTATGGGTGCTTCAGTGctcaaaaaacatacagacaggttgccacctgataaaactgaccatagtgtgtgaatgtgataggtacCTTATTGCTGGGGCAGGGTCTGATGAGAATAAAGTGCAATCTCTATAAAGCTTTGCCAGTCCTTTTTGCCTGATAATAATTGTGGTAGATCAGCAATTAGCGCTTGTGTCTTGCAGTGCTGGGGCTCTGAGGAGCTTGTATGTCCTCTACATGGGTTTCCTCCAGATACTCCTGCTTTCTCCAACAAACAGGTGTATAGGACCtggtgaatgtgatagggacctcagGGTGTTTCTTTATGCAGTTCCTTGTGGCAGATGCTTCATGCGTTCAACGCAAAGAAGCGAATGAAGAAAAGCATCCTGTTCTTTGAAATGACTTTGTATTCACTCTACTGCAGGGAAgcacaaacagtgtcggactggcccacagggataccaggaaaactcccagtgggcccaggtgtcagtgggccttttgcttctaaccatttggcctatttcatggtcattccctatttctttatgggaacacagaggctttataatggaagaatagagtatagtatgtagaaaaAAAGAGACTGAGTATAAAGAGGATAAGTGAGGAGAGAATAGTTTGGAAAGCGGGCCCTCAACCCAAGTTTTCTAGTGGGcctctggtatcccagtccgacactgagcacaaAATGCATGTGGAATGCATCAGGTTGCTTTCTATTTATCATAAAAACCTGTTAATCACTGCAATCTAGTTTAACAGTGGAAAAACGCCAAGGGATGACATTTCCCACGATTAATCCAGATCGCCACGAGTAATAGGTTTTGTTTGTGGCAGTctcaatattatataaatgtaaatgtctaTTTTTGGGAGATTTTTCGCCGCAGTGGTGAAGATATAACAGCGGGTGACAAATTTTTACAGTGTTCCAGATTGTAAACTCTGGActgcactggggcaggaactgatgtgaatgatgattAACCTCTGTAAAGGGCTGTATGAACATGTTATTGCTATGTAACTAACAGATAATATATACATCTATTTTTGGGGTAcccttcagtggtgtaactacagagaaagcagaccctgtggctgcaggggggcccaggaggctcTCATTTAGCAATTTAACACATATTGGTGAATAAAACAAGGcaaactctggatatgttggggggcgCAGTAACATCTACTTACACCTTTGGTAGCCTTGTTTAAATTATAAGTAGGTGTAGAAAAGCACACTGACGCTGCCATTAAAAATCTAACCTGCTTGGATGGTGAGGTACTTTTATATATAACCAGCAGCAAGAAATAAAGTCACTTGAGGCTGCTTCTTTGTGTAAAGTACATGCCCAGGCAAGTCGTGTAGCTATAGAGGTTCTATAGAGAATGAGTGAGTGTTATATACGCCAGGGGTTGTTGCCATTCACTTACTTTGCGTCCTCATTCTCCACTGCCTCGCACAGAAGCCGAGCCATAGTCAGCGCGTCCATCCTGGTACCGGGACATGGGAATGTGCAAATGTTTGAAACTAAACAAAAGGTTCCAAGATCCTCGGCGGAGAAAGAGAATGTGGCGCGTTATACTGCAGGATAAATAGCGTTTAATAATGTTGTTTCCACATGGGCTTCAGGGTAAAACCTCAGTAAGGCTCCAGCCCACATTTCTGACAGCTGCTGCTGCGGGCCTGCGGCTGAGCCCGGAACAAAAATGTTACCGTGGATTCAAACTTCCCACTAGCGGCGTAGAACCAGCCCCTTCCCCAGGCCCAGCCCATCTGTTCTACTACAGACTTCAGTAACAtcacagtgaccagcaggtgTCGTGGCGCTATCTAATGAACAGGGTAACCGGGAAGTAGGGCAGGTTCCAAAGATGACGTCTTCCGCCCATAATTAAGATGGCGTCAGCCATGCTGCAATTGTATCCTTTGTTTGGAGGAAGCGCTGTAACATTGCGCGACTGGATTTAGTTAAAATAAATGGAATTGAATGTGGGGGCAGTACAGAAAGGCTTTACAGTGCTGTTAGGTTGTACGTGTTGATTTTGCCAAACTTGTGATGTATATTTAGTGTAGAGCCGGTCTGTTGACACGACGCCACTCTTAAATGCAAATTAACAATTAGAGTGCCTTTCATTTTGTACTTAACCTTTAGTGGCAAGCTTTGTACTTGAAAAGAATGTATATGTATGGTGGCAAGCCAAGCCAAGCCACGCAACgcaaaatatgttctttttttgaTAAACACGTCATGACTACCTGTATACTGTCACATTAAGTACCGGACACTGCTGCCTCTAATTgtataggaaatatatatattatgttgcaAGAGTTGGTGTGAAATAATGATTAATGTAATGTCATGAGAAAGCTTCTTTAGTGAATTGTAATTTAAACTACCtagtaaatagggttgccacctgcccagtatttTGACTGGCCTCGCCAGTAACAATTAtgcttgattccaatgttattaatagggaaacatataggaaggccagtatttattttccagaaaagcaGGCAACCCCACTTTAATAATTTGTCTGTTGTGTTAGCAATTATCAtgctatgtttgttttttgtgtCTTTCCTATTATGTTATCTATTCCAACAGACCATTACAAATATATGGGCAACTTGGAAAACAGTTTATCCAAGaaatatttaatacagataaacTAAGAAGAATATACTCTGTGCATAGCTATTTACAACACTAATTCCATAACTTTTATTCAGTAAGCTCTGTGTGCCCTTCCCAAGCTCGAGAGAGGCTCAGATAGCCCATAACTCCCTGTGCCCCGATGCAGAACCTAGAAAAGGAGGGGTAAGCAAGACTCTGAATGTTACAGACAACATTCTGCATGTGTAAGTTCAATCAATAAATTGACAAACCgtgtacaatatttatttttagtaattaGCTGTTAGGCTTCcttcttctgtttgttgtatattCGTAAGTGATTCATATTACTAGGACTCGTATACGTAAATATATCCTAGATATAAGTAGTATTTATCTTCAATATATTTTACTTGATGGGTGTTGTTGTATGTCGACTGCAAATGAAAGAAATGCAATTAGATGTGCAATTATTAACTGAAACCAAGCAATAATTGTATGAATGGGGGTTACCTACCACATTTATGTCTGTGGGCTGTATCTATTCTGTAATTCACACGTATTCTGATGTTAATTTCCTTTAGCAGTGATTAAAATGGCTGGGGAGAACTTGCCCTCGCTGTGTGTATGTGAAAAATAACTCTCTTTAGTAAAGGGGTATAGGGTGGGGTCTCTAAAATCATGGGATAGTCAAAATCAGCTAACATGTTGTTTATGGTTGCCTCCATGACCTGTAATACACTAAAGTTACTTTTTGCAACTTACAATTGTAATTTAATTGAGGCACATAATTATGACATAACCATCACATATAACAATCAACATACACAATATAAAAGTGTATCAACAGACTGAACTGTACTGTTCCAGCAGCAATAAATATACTATAGgctatatctaatataagtaattcaaaaaacaactggacttgctgacaaattattgaagacgtttcactacttatCCGAGCAGCTTGGATTGGTGGAGGAGTCTGTATGCCGataacttcccacaccagtcagttgaactgaagaagctgctcggatgagtagtgaaacgacttcaataattactcagcaagtccagttgttttttgaattacttatattagatataccatgacctggatgaatggaaatcttcatagtcatacaatAGGCTGTTGAAAGCAAATGCAGAAATATGATTGTATATTTTGTTTGGAGTTATATCTAGATCAGAAAATGAAACACAATGTGCTTATCATCTGTTGTGtggcaaaataaaatatcagtGTGCAATAGAATTTTGCCGGGTAAACTAATAATTTGCAAGTAGATTAGC
This region includes:
- the LOC108712908 gene encoding EKC/KEOPS complex subunit LAGE3 — protein: MASAMLQFKLCVPFPSSREAQIAHNSLCPDAEPRKGGVSKTLNVTDNILHVNWTADEARILRVSVSSFLEHLSLVILTIDRFGPPLDNP